A single region of the Halopiger xanaduensis SH-6 genome encodes:
- a CDS encoding extracellular solute-binding protein, with translation MRRADGTAGRPTGSRRALLATLAGTTLGAVGTAGCLADGDRVRVLSAGSLASVLENGVGPAFRSETGIGYEGEYHGSNAVVRMVRDGTKRPDVAISADIGLLRDRLRPDYADWDLTFAANEVVIVYASETALGARLADGEPWYEVFADAGPDEIAISDPDLDPLGYRAVLLFELAAREHGLEGFRESMLERVYREPDEAQLLAGLEAGNRACAVAYKNMAVERDLPYRTLPDAYNFGNPDYASQYADASYTTDDGYTTRGSPVVYGATVCTTGDAQAAGREFVDFLASNPSLLTDRGLRVDDSLPRAHGDVPEVLENATARAVSAAEAGSESEAEVFEP, from the coding sequence ATGCGACGCGCCGACGGCACCGCCGGGAGGCCGACCGGGAGCCGTCGCGCTCTCCTCGCGACGCTGGCCGGAACGACGCTGGGCGCCGTCGGCACGGCCGGCTGTCTCGCCGACGGCGACCGCGTCCGGGTTCTCTCGGCCGGCAGCCTCGCGAGCGTCCTCGAGAACGGCGTCGGCCCCGCGTTTCGCTCCGAGACGGGGATCGGTTACGAGGGCGAGTACCACGGCTCGAACGCGGTCGTTCGGATGGTTCGCGACGGAACCAAACGGCCGGACGTCGCGATCAGCGCCGACATCGGACTGCTTCGGGACCGACTCCGGCCCGACTACGCCGACTGGGATCTCACCTTCGCAGCCAACGAAGTCGTGATTGTCTACGCATCGGAGACGGCCCTCGGCGCTCGCCTGGCAGACGGCGAGCCGTGGTACGAGGTGTTCGCCGACGCCGGGCCGGACGAGATTGCGATCAGCGACCCCGATCTGGATCCCCTCGGCTACCGCGCCGTCCTCCTGTTCGAACTGGCCGCGCGGGAACACGGCCTCGAGGGGTTCCGGGAGTCGATGCTCGAGCGCGTCTACCGGGAACCCGACGAGGCGCAACTGCTGGCCGGCCTCGAGGCCGGCAATCGGGCCTGCGCGGTCGCCTACAAGAATATGGCCGTCGAACGCGACCTGCCCTACCGCACGCTCCCCGACGCGTACAACTTCGGCAATCCGGACTACGCGTCGCAGTATGCCGACGCGAGCTACACCACGGACGACGGCTATACGACTCGAGGCTCGCCCGTCGTCTATGGCGCGACGGTGTGTACCACCGGCGACGCGCAGGCGGCCGGCCGCGAGTTCGTCGACTTTCTCGCGTCGAACCCGTCGCTGCTCACCGATCGGGGCCTGCGCGTTGACGACTCGCTGCCGCGCGCTCACGGGGACGTCCCGGAGGTGCTCGAGAACGCTACCGCTCGAGCCGTGAGCGCGGCCGAGGCGGGGTCGGAGTCGGAAGCGGAGGTGTTCGAGCCGTGA
- a CDS encoding molybdopterin-guanine dinucleotide biosynthesis protein B: MTADSRPRLRAVCLAGPSDSGKTTLVEELVPRLAEDDRVATVKSIHHDIEIDTPGADTHRHRTTGAETVVGITPELTFDITTRGKRDPPDELGSDPFGLGSGTDREPSEIREMRALASTLERLERRGYDIVLVEGFSASPLPTILVGDRSPADVGGPVIGRHDDGLETLAEAIRSVDPLEFERPAD; the protein is encoded by the coding sequence ATGACCGCCGACTCGAGGCCGCGGCTGCGGGCCGTCTGTCTCGCCGGCCCGAGCGATTCGGGCAAGACGACGCTCGTCGAGGAACTCGTGCCCCGACTAGCCGAGGACGACCGCGTCGCGACCGTCAAATCGATCCATCACGACATCGAGATCGACACGCCGGGCGCGGACACGCACCGCCATCGAACCACAGGGGCAGAGACCGTCGTCGGGATCACGCCCGAACTGACCTTCGACATCACGACTCGAGGAAAACGGGATCCGCCGGACGAACTCGGATCGGACCCGTTCGGTCTCGGGTCCGGAACCGACCGTGAACCGTCGGAAATCCGGGAAATGCGGGCGCTCGCGAGCACTCTCGAGCGCCTCGAGCGCCGCGGCTACGACATCGTCCTCGTGGAGGGCTTTTCGGCGTCGCCGCTGCCGACGATTCTCGTCGGGGATCGGTCGCCGGCCGACGTCGGCGGCCCCGTGATCGGTCGCCACGACGACGGCCTCGAGACGCTCGCTGAAGCGATCCGCTCGGTCGACCCGCTCGAGTTCGAGCGGCCGGCTGACTGA
- a CDS encoding TorD/DmsD family molecular chaperone — translation MTRPDHHVHRARLYKLASLAFDRPTDDLREAMESDEFDEQLVESVAALRDDDLREAAETVAAESPNDPDAIEDCYSTYAALFGFEQGGEIQQYEVEYGPGTLVTNTDKLADIAGFYGAFDLDLEEGNRERVDHLCVELEFVSHLALQTAYLAETGDEKGVEIVTNAQADFLEDHLGRWLPRFRETVHEDADDPFYRALADLVVALVEADADRFGVEPDVFPETPPSPLEDFTDQDGDFRCGTCGGGPSQSPAGGQGQQRPSPGPTPGSDRMPMGDRDGPR, via the coding sequence ATGACCCGACCAGACCACCACGTCCACCGCGCGCGACTGTACAAGCTCGCGTCGCTGGCGTTCGACCGGCCGACCGACGACCTCCGCGAGGCGATGGAGTCCGACGAGTTCGACGAGCAACTCGTCGAATCAGTCGCGGCGCTGAGGGACGACGACCTCCGCGAGGCCGCCGAGACCGTCGCCGCAGAGAGCCCGAACGACCCCGACGCGATCGAGGACTGCTATTCGACCTACGCAGCCCTGTTCGGCTTCGAGCAGGGCGGCGAGATCCAGCAGTACGAGGTCGAGTACGGCCCGGGCACGCTCGTGACCAACACCGACAAACTCGCCGATATCGCGGGCTTCTACGGCGCCTTCGACCTCGACCTCGAGGAGGGCAACCGCGAGCGCGTCGACCACCTCTGCGTCGAACTCGAGTTCGTCTCCCACCTGGCCCTGCAGACGGCCTACCTCGCGGAGACCGGCGACGAGAAGGGCGTTGAAATCGTGACGAACGCCCAGGCGGACTTCCTCGAGGACCACCTCGGACGGTGGCTCCCGCGGTTCCGCGAGACGGTCCACGAGGACGCCGACGACCCGTTCTACCGGGCGCTCGCGGATCTCGTGGTGGCGCTGGTCGAGGCCGACGCCGACCGGTTCGGCGTCGAGCCCGACGTCTTCCCCGAGACGCCGCCGTCGCCGCTCGAGGACTTCACCGACCAGGACGGCGATTTCCGCTGTGGCACCTGCGGCGGCGGCCCGTCGCAGTCGCCGGCGGGAGGTCAGGGACAGCAGCGCCCGTCGCCCGGACCGACGCCCGGAAGCGACCGGATGCCGATGGGCGATCGCGACGGGCCGCGGTGA
- a CDS encoding helix-turn-helix domain-containing protein yields MTSIADIEIPADGTGLGELFESVPSLNCEMERVIASSGHGLWLSGASQDEVEAALSESTEIEEYTMISSDGDRWLYDIEFDPDTVDPFTVVLEEGGTVLSASASNDTWLLSVRVVDRESVSTLYDRLVDNDVTPTIVRLFDMAEETHSQCGLTARQYETLVAAIDHGYFEIPREVSMQELSDELGISHQALSERLRRAYRALVTSELNVAEEETTAPPMPSD; encoded by the coding sequence ATGACATCAATCGCAGACATCGAGATTCCGGCCGACGGAACCGGATTGGGCGAGCTGTTCGAGTCCGTTCCATCACTGAACTGTGAGATGGAGCGAGTAATCGCCTCGAGCGGGCACGGGCTCTGGCTCTCGGGGGCATCCCAGGACGAGGTCGAAGCCGCCCTGTCGGAATCCACCGAAATCGAGGAGTACACGATGATCAGCAGCGACGGCGATCGCTGGCTCTACGACATCGAGTTCGATCCGGACACCGTCGATCCGTTCACGGTCGTCCTCGAGGAGGGCGGGACGGTGCTGTCCGCCTCGGCCTCTAACGACACGTGGCTGCTGAGCGTCCGCGTCGTCGACCGCGAGTCGGTCAGCACGCTCTACGATCGACTGGTCGACAACGACGTAACGCCGACGATCGTCCGCCTGTTCGACATGGCCGAGGAGACCCACTCCCAGTGTGGTCTCACCGCGCGCCAGTACGAAACGCTCGTTGCAGCGATCGATCACGGCTACTTCGAGATTCCCCGAGAGGTCTCGATGCAGGAGCTCTCCGACGAACTGGGAATCTCCCACCAGGCGCTCTCGGAGCGCCTCCGACGCGCCTACCGGGCGCTCGTCACCTCGGAGCTGAACGTCGCGGAGGAGGAGACGACCGCACCGCCGATGCCCTCGGACTGA
- a CDS encoding ABC transporter permease, translating to MIDGDRNGGARLGIGLEYGRVSSGLAVPALLGAVLLAYFLVPFVVFVLQIGSIDVLERFADPAVRTAIRNSLLTAPVSTAIATVFGVPLAYVLSRASFRGKRLVEAAVVIPLVVPPIVGGVLLLTVVGRYTPIGAAAAALGVPLTDSRAGVILAQTFVAAPYLVVTAKAGFDGVDPRLEEAARSMGYGPLETIRAVSLPLARNAIAAGIVLTFVRALGEFGATMMVAYNPRTMPTQIRVAYISEGLEAIVPIALALLAVTLLAVVAVRALVGTPRNY from the coding sequence GTGATCGACGGCGATCGAAACGGTGGGGCGCGACTCGGAATCGGACTCGAGTACGGCCGCGTCTCGAGCGGGCTAGCAGTCCCGGCGCTGCTCGGGGCAGTCCTGCTCGCGTACTTCCTCGTCCCCTTCGTCGTCTTCGTTCTGCAAATCGGGTCGATCGACGTGTTGGAGCGGTTCGCGGACCCAGCCGTTCGGACGGCGATCCGAAACTCGCTGCTCACGGCGCCCGTCTCGACGGCGATCGCGACCGTCTTCGGCGTGCCGCTCGCGTACGTCCTCTCGCGGGCGAGCTTCCGCGGCAAGCGGCTCGTCGAGGCCGCCGTCGTCATCCCGCTCGTGGTCCCGCCGATCGTCGGCGGCGTGTTGCTGTTGACCGTCGTCGGCCGCTACACGCCGATCGGCGCCGCGGCCGCCGCGCTGGGTGTCCCCTTGACGGACAGCCGCGCGGGCGTGATCCTCGCCCAGACGTTCGTCGCCGCGCCGTACCTCGTCGTCACCGCGAAGGCCGGCTTCGACGGCGTCGACCCGCGACTCGAGGAGGCGGCTCGATCGATGGGATACGGACCGCTCGAGACGATCCGCGCGGTGTCGCTGCCGCTGGCCCGGAACGCGATCGCCGCCGGAATCGTGCTGACGTTCGTCCGGGCGCTCGGCGAGTTCGGCGCGACGATGATGGTCGCGTACAACCCGCGGACGATGCCGACACAGATCCGCGTCGCCTACATCTCGGAGGGACTCGAGGCGATCGTGCCGATCGCGCTCGCCTTGCTCGCGGTGACGCTGCTCGCCGTCGTCGCCGTGCGCGCACTCGTCGGAACGCCTCGGAATTATTGA